Proteins from one Drosophila gunungcola strain Sukarami chromosome 3R, Dgunungcola_SK_2, whole genome shotgun sequence genomic window:
- the LOC128251991 gene encoding probable ubiquitin carboxyl-terminal hydrolase FAF isoform X2, producing MTFDTRTTATTTTSPAQSAGTGTGSVTGTVTTSSSSLPGGGGSSSLDSSQEQQPAVGSQSSDDVAGSSTAGSVDSTATLVPPEKLISSFPTTKLRSLTQKISNPRWVVPVLPEQELEVLLNAAIELTQAGVDHDCEPCVEFYRNGLSTSFAKILTDEAVNSWKYNIHHCILVSCGKLLHLIAIHMQRDNPYLLDLLAIVFDPENKFNTFNAARQPECFATPDCIWGQLDSNKMYARPPAEPKNARGWLVDLINRFGQLGGFDNLLERFNSGLELLKRSQNKATGKGLGGEGSGEGCVHDNRLTLALIHSLLRPFGQCYELLTPATIDKYFMPTWNVVLDLLDSFTDEELKREVKPEGRNDYINGIVKSARFLASRLSGQEELIRDLEMFRLKMILRLLQVSSFNGKMNALNEINKVLSSVAYYSHRSQPLPHCMPEDEMDWLTAERMAQWIKSSDVLGIVLKDSLHQPQYVEKLEKIIRFLIKEQALTLDDLDAVWRAQAGKHEAIVKNVHDLLAKLAWDFTPEQLDHLFEAFQASMTTANKRQRERLLELIRRLAEDDKNGVMAQKVLKLFWTLAHSQEVPPEVLDQALGAHVKILDYSCSQERDAQKTIWLDKCVGELKSGDGWVLPALRLIRDICCLYDTTPNHAPRTQTGTNRQQVIERLQNDYSLVILVTNSLTAYMERVRQMVNDTPGLEAATILIDGRFPHHAQIAERLEFLKFLLKDGQLWLCADQAKQIWHCLAVSAVFPADREECFRWFGKLMGEEPDLDPGINKDFFENNILQLDPHLLTESGIKCFERFFKAVNSKEDKLKAIHRGYILDNEDLIGKDYLWRVITTGGEEIASKAIDLLKEVSTALGPRLQENIAEFHEMFIGECCSRLRTHYGNIVILGKTQLQEELDATDQSDNANDESKDSKMRFIEAEKMCRILKVLQEYVKECDRSFSGDRVHLPLSRVTRGKNTSLYIRFQNPGRPIDDLEIVTHSNETMAAFKRSLLKRIKGTSTTNIKVDLFYTNGEMIEVSDEINPLYQYTIRDKMILTAKLTPVGTGLASSPDSSSDSSTGSPPRPCPDMQRVESESTLPGVIISQNYQYTEFFLKLYQLGSDLEHGRLRDSAKVLLHLLPCDRQTTRQLQMMCQVPKAAVTVPAATEKNTKDEEMKVNSSEQPGFEAEEENCTPEQMFLHPTPAQVLYNLSVLHGLLIPALDPLGEAALLVQSAWMHSGCAHFVLELLTKNNFLPSADMHTKRASFQCVLRLAKLFLYIVGSVLSRVGDEPMICDLDNGSRSQVDILKQNFSTMPNSSQGTLRAISAKMAVMLAREMLSASQEGDRCRTLFSSTLQWSCPDISTIKAVVQLAWASSCGNLQALGSSNSDFEDEAIVPDGQDFSMCKEALEVLTISFILNPSANEALSSDANWPKFITSIVLRNPLRHVRQVASEQLFLASTYCAGDRRPFVYMVNLLVGALRTLVPQYEATCAEFFSVLCRTLSYGCIYNWPLQISEGLLGDEIKWLQRIRENVRATGDTQVHEELLEGHLCLAKELMFFLAADSKAQLNELIHELIDDFLFTASREFLHLRRHGSLRQDTVPPPVCRSPHTIAAACDLLIALCQLCVPNMKLLTNTLIDFVCTDTDPLREWDYLPPVGARPTKGFCGLKNAGATCYMNSVLQQLYMVPAVRVGILRAHGAATIDGEDFSGDSDLSGVLGTTPFLPVSALVTFSSSSGGVEDGSQDVRKNYHVVILKHVQAIFAHLGHSALQFYVPRGLWTHFKLQGEPVNLREQQDAVEFFMSLFESLDEGLKALGQPQLMNATLGGSFSDQKICQECPHRYSKEEPFSVFSVDIRNHSSLTESLEQYVKGELLEGADAYHCDKCDKKVVTVKRLCVKKLPPVLAIQLKRFEYDYERVCAIKFNDYFEFPRILDMEPYTVSGLAKLEGEVVEVGDNCQTNVETTKYELTGIVVHSGQASGGHYFSYILSKNPANGKCQWHKFDDGEVTECKMHEDEEMKAQCFGGDYMGEIYDNNLKRMQYRRQKRWWNAYMLFYTRCDQTPVQYEPSVEQLSLTESRNMVLPLPKPIERSVRHQNIRFLHSRSIFSVEFFNFIKKLVSCNIPSARSDKITPAAEELSLLGVQLASQFLFHTGFRTKKSLRGPVIDWYDALSHHIRSSALVRKWFANHALLSPPSRLGEYILMAPSPEVRTVFVKLVVFFCHFAINDEPLAGHEGANLCEQVLISVLRLLKSEAADYGKHLPHYFSLFSMYVGLGTREKQQLLRLNVPMQFIQVALDDGPGPAIKYQYPEFSKLHQVVSHLVRCSDVNEKCQSSNQNGRPLPNPFKDATVAHEELTPLSTECMDLLFNRTGYIKKVIEDTNVGDEGLKLLQYCSWENPHFSRAVLTELLWQCGFAYCHDMRHHTDLLLNILLIDDSWQHHRIHNALNGVAEEREGLLETIQRAKTHYQKRAYQIIKCLTQLFHKSPIALQMLNSNPTISRHWSVAVEWLQDELERQRGIGCQYNSYSWSPPAQSNDNTNGYMLERSQSAKNTWTMAYELCPDEVSEKTDENNESDLESNLDENKTEQAAQPGAAQESTTGGTEQPTDNETPTTSSPSTSAWPARVDSNAIPRLSRQLFGAYTSTGVGSTSGTTAPTTATTTTTTAGSGTNSETESSAQDTTGETTVNGLSSSLDQMEITAKKKSRRVVRRKLGESKDEEDATAETTAATTEVTTSSPAKSTSTAATLTPATTGVTTTGSGSGSGSGSGDLSTKIGKNLI from the exons atgaCGTTCGACACGCGCACCACAGCAACCACCACAACGAGTCCGGCGCAGAGTGCGGGAACGGGCACGGGATCAGTCACCGGAACAGTCACCACCTCCAGCTCTAGCCTGCCAGGAGGAGGGGGATCGAGCAGCCTGGACAGCAGCCAGGAGCAACAACCGGCGGTTGGCAGCCAAAGCTCCGATGACGTAGCCGGCTCCTCGACGGCGGGCAGCGTGGACAGCACCGCAACACTAGT GCCTCCAGAGAAGCTAATATCCTCGTTTCCCACCACGAAACTGAGATCGCTTACCCAGAAGATATCAAATCCACGCTGGGTGGTGCCCGTGCTGCCTGAACAAGAGCTGGAGGTGCTTCTAAATGCTGCCATCGAGCTTACCCAGGCTG GTGTGGATCACGACTGCGAGCCTTGCGTGGAGTTTTACCGCAATGGGCTGAGCACTTCGTTCGCTAAGATCCTCACGGACGAGGCGGTGAATTCGTGGAAGTACAACATCCACCACTGCATCCTGGTGTCATGCGGCAAACTGCTGCATCTGATCGCTATTCACATGCAACGTGACAATCCTTACCTGCTGGACTTGCTGGCCATTGTCTTCGATCCAGAGAACAAGTTCAATACGTTTAACGCAGCCCGCCAGCCGGAGTGCTTCGCCACACCAGACTGCATCTGGGGTCAGttagacagcaacaaaatGTACGCCCGGCCGCCAGCGGAGCCCAAGAATGCGCGCGGTTGGCTGGTGGATCTCATCAACCGCTTCGGCCAGCTGGGAGGCTTTGACAATCTGCTGGAGCGGTTCAACAGCGGACTAGAGCTGCTGAAGCGCAGCCAAAACAAGGCTACCGGCAAGGGATTGGGTGGAGAGGGCAGCGGAGAAGGTTGCGTCCATGATAATCGCCTCACTCTGGCCCTTATCCACAGTCTTCTGCGGCCATTTGGTCAATGCTATGAGCTGCTGACGCCGGCCACCATCGACAAGTACTTTATGCCCACCTGGAACGTGGTGCTGGACCTCTTGGACAGCTTCACGGACGAGGAGCTGAAGCGCGAGGTAAAGCCTGAGGGACGCAATGACTACATCAATGGAATTGTGAAGTCGGCCCGCTTCCTGGCGAGTCGATTGTCCGGTCAGGAGGAGCTGATCCGCGACTTGGAAATGTTCCGCCTTAAGATGATTTTGCGTCTGCTGCAGGTGTCCAGTTTCAATGGCAAAATGAACGCCCTCAACGAAATCAACAAGGTGCTTTCTTCGGTGGCCTATTACTCGCATCGATCCCAACCCCTGCCTCACTGTATGCCCGAGGACGAAATGGACTGGCTGACGGCAGAGCGCATGGCGCAGTGGATCAAGTCGTCGGACGTCCTGGGCATCGTACTGAAGGACTCCCTGCATCAGCCGCAGTATGTGGAAAAGCTGGAAAAGATCATCCGTTTCCTTATTAAAGAGCAGGCGCTGACTTTGGACGATTTAGATGCTGTTTGGAGAGCGCAGGCCGGGAAGCACGAGGCGATCGTGAAAAACGTGCATGATTTGCTGGCCAAACTGGCCTGGGATTTCACTCCTGAACAACTGGACCACCTCTTCGAGGCGTTCCAA GCCAGCATGACCACGGCCAATAAAAGGCAGAGGGAGAGGCTGTTGGAGCTGATCCGCCGGTTGGCCGAGGACGACAAGAATGGCGTGATGGCTCAAAAGGTACTGAAGCTTTTCTGGACCCTGGCCCACAGCCAAGAGGTTCCGCCGGAAGTGCTCGACCAAGCTTTGGGTGCACACGTAAAAATATTGGACTACAGCTGCTCGCAGGAGCGGGATGCGCAAAAGACCATTTGGTTGGACAAGTGCGTTGGCGAACTGAAGTCAGGCGATGGTTGGGTGCTACCCGCCTTGCGTCTAATAAGGGATATTTGTTGTCTATATGACACAACGCCAAATCATGCACCCCGCACCCAAACGGGAACAAATCGACAGCAGGTGATCGAGCGGCTGCAGAATGACTATTCCCTGGTCATTCTAGTCACCAACAGCCTGACGGCATACATGGAAAGGGTGCGCCAAATGGTGAACGACACACCGGGCCTGGAAGCAGCCACCATTCTAATTGACGGAAGGTTCCCGCACCATGCGCAAATCGCGGAGCGACTGGAGTTTCTTAAGTTCCTGCTAAAAGATGGCCAGCTGTGGCTGTGCGCAGATCAAGCCAAACAGATCTGGCACTGTCTGGCGGTGAGTGCCGTTTTTCCGGCTGATCGAGAAGAGTGCTTCCGGTGGTTTGGCAAGCTGATGGGCGAGGAGCCGGACTTGGATCCCGGCATTAACAAGGACTTCTTCGAGAACAACATTCTGCAACTGGACCCGCACCTGCTGACAGAGAGCGGAATCAAGTGCTTCGAACGCTTCTTCAAAGCGGTCAACTCCAAGGAGGACAAGCTTAAGGCGATACACAGAGGTTACATACTGGACAATGAGGACCTTATAGGCAAGGACTACTTGTGGCGGGTGATCACCACAGGTGGCGAAGAGATTGCCAGCAAGGCTATTGATTTACTGAAGGAAGTGTCTACGGCATTGGGTCCACGACTACAGGAGAACATTGCCGAGTTCCACGAGATGTTCATTGGCGAGTGCTGCTCCCGCCTGCGCACCCACTACGGAAACATCGTGATCCTGGGAAAGACGCAGCTTCAGGAGGAGCTAGATGCAACCGATCAGTCGGACAATGCCAATGACGAGTCCAAGGACTCGAAAATGCGCTTTATTGAGGCAGAGAAGATGTGCCGCATTCTAAAGGTGCTGCAGGAATACGTGAAGGAGTGCGACCGCTCCTTCAGCGGCGATCGTGTTCACCTGCCCCTCAGTCGAGTTACGCGCGGCAAGAACACTAGCCTGTACATCCGGTTCCAGAACCCCGGAAGACCCATTGACGACCTGGAGATCGTTACACACAGCAACGAAACGATGGCCGCTTTCAAGCGGAGCCTGCTGAAGCGGATCAAGGGCACTTCTACGACCAATATTAAGGTGGATCTCTTCTACACAAATGGCGAGATGATCGAAGTCTCCGATGAAATAAACCCGCTCTACCAGTATACCATTCGCGACAAGATGATCCTCACAGCGAAGCTCACGCCTGTGGGCACTGGTCTGGCCAGCAGTCCGGACTCCTCGAGCGACTCGAGCACCGGCTCCCCCCCGCGACCATGCCCCGATATGCAGCGCGTGGAGTCGGAAAGCACGCTGCCCGGAGTGATCATCTCGCAAAACTACCAGTACAccgagttttttttaaagctctATCAGTTGGGCAGTGACCTGGAGCACGGTCGTTTACGAGACAGTGCCAAGGTACTGCTGCACCTGCTGCCCTGCGACCGCCAGACAACTCGCCAACTTCAGATGATGTGCCAGGTGCCGAAGGCGGCCGTTACGGTGCCTGCGGCAACGGAAAAGAACACTAAGGATGAAGAGATGAAGGTGAACTCCAGCGAGCAGCCGGGTTTTGAAGCTGAAGAG GAAAACTGCACCCCCGAGCAGATGTTTCTGCACCCGACGCCCGCTCAAGTATTGTACAACCTGAGCGTGTTGCACGGACTCCTGATCCCTGCGCTGGACCCTCTAGGCGAGGCAGCTCTGCTCGTGCAGTCGGCGTGGATGCACTCGGGTTGCGCCCACTTCGTCCTGGAGCTGTTGACTAAAAACAACTTCCTGCCCAGCGCCGATATGCACACGAAGCGAGCCTCCTTCCAGTGCGTGCTGAGGCTAGCCAAGCTGTTCCTGTACATCGTGGGCAGCGTGTTGTCCCGCGTGGGCGACGAGCCCATGATCTGCGATCTTGACAATGGATCCCGCTCGCAGGTAGACATCCTGAAGCAAAACTTCTCGACGATGCCGAACAGCTCGCAGGGCACATTGCGGGCGATATCCGCGAAAATGGCTGTAATGCTGGCCCGTGAAATGCTGTCCGCCAGCCAGGAGGGTGACCGCTGCCGCACGCTCTTCAGCTCCACGCTGCAATGGTCCTGTCCTGACATTTCCACCATCAAGGCTGTGGTGCAGCTGGCTTGGGCTTCGTCCTGCGGCAACCTTCAGGCCCtgggcagcagcaacagcgacTTCGAGGACGAAGCGATCGTGCCGGACGGACAGGACTTTAGCATGTGCAAGGAGGCGCTCGAAGTGCTCACCATCTCGTTCATCCTGAATCCGAGTGCCAACGAGGCGTTAAGCAGCGATGCCAACTGGCCCAAGTTCATCACCTCTATTGTGCTGAGGAATCCGCTGCGTCATGTGCGCCAGGTGGCCTCGGAGCAGCTGTTCCTGGCCTCCACGTATTGTGCCGGCGATCGGCGTCCGTTCGTCTACATGGTCAACTTGCTGGTGGGCGCCCTGAGGACGTTAGTTCCCCAGTACGAAGCCACCTGCGCCGAGTTCTTTTCGGTGCTGTGCCGCACACTGTCGTACGGATGCATCTACAACTGGCCCCTGCAGATCAGCGAGGGGTTGTTGGGCGATGAAATCAAGTGGCTGCAGCGCATACGGGAGAATGTCCGCGCCACTGGTGACACTCAGGTGCACGAGGAGCTTCTCGAAGGCCACCTGTGCCTGGCCAAGGAGCTGATGTTTTTTCTCGCCGCCGACTCAAAGGCACAGCTCAACGAGCTTATCCACGAGCTGATCGACGACTTCCTCTTCACGGCCTCGCGCGAATTCTTGCATTTACGGCGACACGGCAGTCTGCGACAGGACACCGTCCCGCCACCAGTCTGCCGCAGTCCGCACACCATTGCCGCTGCCTGCGATCTCCTCATTGCCTTGTGCCAGCTCTGTGTTCCTAATATGAAGCTACTCACCAATACACTGATCGACTTTGTTTGCACGG ATACGGATCCGTTGCGCGAATGGGATTACCTGCCGCCGGTGGGCGCCAGACCAACCAAAGGTTTTTGTGGACTGAAGAACGCCGGGGCCACCTGCTACATGAACTCGGTGCTGCAGCAGCTCTACATGGTGCCGGCCGTGCGTGTGGGAATTCTGCGAGCCCACGGCGCGGCCACCATCGACGGCGAGGACTTTAGCGGCGACTCCGATTTGAGTGGCGTTCTTGGAACGACCCCCTTTTTGCCCGTCTCTGCCCTAGTCACCTTCTCCTCATCGTCGGGCGGTGTCGAGGATGGATCGCAGGATGTGCGAAAAAACTATCACGTGGTGATCCTGAAGCATGTGCAGGCCATATTTGCCCACCTGGGCCACAGTGCTCTGCAGTTCTACGTGCCTCGTGGTCTCTGGACGCATTTCAA GCTGCAGGGTGAGCCTGTTAATCTCCGCGAGCAACAGGATGCCGTGGAGTTCTTCATGTCCCTGTTCGAGAGTCTCGACGAAGGGCTGAAGGCGCTTGGCCAGCCGCAGCTGATGAACGCCACGCTGGGCGGTTCGTTCAGCGATCAGAAGATCTGCCAAGAGTGCCCCCATCGCTACTCCAAAGAGGAACCATTTAGTGTATTTAGTGTCGATATTAGGAATCATAGCTCATTAACCGAATCTCTGGAGCAGTATGTCAAGGGGGAGCTGCTCGAGGGTGCCGATGCATACCATTGTGATAAATGTGATAAAAAA GTAGTTACCGTTAAGCGGCTATGCGTGAAAAAGCTGCCACCCGTGTTAGCCATACAACTGAAGCGCTTCGAATACGACTACGAGCGCGTCTGTgcgattaaatttaatgactATTTTGAATTTCCGCGTATCCTGGATATGGAGCCCTACACAG TGTCTGGCCTAGCTAAGCTGGAGGGCGAGGTGGTAGAGGTGGGTGATAATTGTCAAACAAACGTTGAAACGACAAAGTACGAATTGACCGGCATTGTTGTGCACAGCGGGCAGGCCTCTGGTGGCCATTACTTCAGCTACATACTCTCCAA AAACCCAGCAAACGGCAAGTGCCAGTGGCACAAGTTCGACGACGGCGAGGTAACCGAGTGCAAAATGCACGAGGATGAGGAGATGAAGGCGCAGTGCTTCGGCGGTGACTACATGGGCGAGATCTACGACAACAACCTAAAGCGCATGCAGTACCGCCGCCAGAAGCGCTGGTGGAACGCCTACATGCTGTTCTACACCCGCTGCGACCAGACTCCCGTGCAGTACGAACCCAGTGTGGAGCAGTTGTCGCTCACAGAGAGCCGCAACATGGTTCTGCCCCTGCCAAAGCCTATCGAGCGGAGTGTGCG GCACCAGAACATTCGGTTTTTGCACTCCCGAAGCATTTTTTCCGTGGAGTTTTTCAACTTCATCAAAAAGCTGGTCAGCTGCAATATACCCTCTGCGCGGAGCGATAAGATC ACTCCTGCCGCCGAAGAGCTTTCTCTGCTGGGCGTCCAATTGGCATCACAGTTCCTTTTCCACACTGGTTTTCGCACAAAGAAGTCCCTGCGTGGCCCCGTTATCGATTG GTACGACGCGCTCTCGCATCACATACGTTCTTCGGCACTAGTGAGAAAGTGGTTTGCCAACCATGCGCTCCTTTCGCCGCCTTCGCGCCTAGGCGAGTACATCCTGATGGCTCCGTCGCCAGAGGTGCGTACTGTCTTCGTTAAGCTGGTGGTGTTCTTCTGCCACTTTGCCATCAACGATGAACCGTTGGCCGGCCACGAAGGCGCCAATCTCTGCGAGCAGGTGCTCATCAGCGTGCTGCGCCTGCTGAAATCTGAGGCAGCCGATTACGGCAAACATCTTCCCCACTACTTCAGTCTCTTCAGTATGTACGTAGGACTGGGCACGCGCGAGAAGCAGCAACTGCTAAGG CTAAATGTGCCGATGCAGTTCATCCAAGTGGCATTGGACGATGGCCCCGGTCCGGCCATAAAGTACCAGTATCCGGAGTTTAGCAAGCTTCACCAGGTGGTATCCCACCTGGTGCGCTGCAGCGATGTGAACGAAAAGTGTCAGAGCTCCAACCAGAACGGCCGTCCACTGCCAAATCCGTTTAAGGACGCAACGGTGGCGCACGAGGAGCTGACGCCGCTGTCCACTGAGTGCATGGACTTGCTATTTAATCGCACGGG CTACATCAAGAAGGTGATCGAAGACACAAACGTGGGCGACGAAGGGCTGAAGCTTCTGCAGTACTGCAGTTGGGAGAATCCGCACTTTTCGCGCGCCGTCCTAACCGAGTTGCTTTGGCAGTGTGGATTTGCCTACTGCCACGACATGCGGCACCACACGGATCTGCTGCTAAACATCCTACTGATCGACGACTCGTGGCAGCACCACCGCATCCACAACGCCCTCAACGGAGTGGCCGAGGAGCGCGAGGGCCTGCTGGAGACGATACAGCGGGCGAAGACGCACTACCAGAAGCGGGCGTACCAGATTATTAAGTGCCTCACGCAACTGTTCCACAAGTCGCCCATCGCGCTGCAGATGCTCAACTCGAACCCAACCATCAGCCGACACTGGAGCGTTGCCGTCGAGTGGCTGCAGGACGAGCTGGAGCGGCAGCGGGGCATCGGTTGCCAGTACAACTCGTACTCGTGGTCGCCGCCGGCGCAGAGCAATGACAACACTAACGGCTACATGCTGGAGCGGTCGCAGTCGGCTAAAAACACGTGGACCATGGCTTACGAGCTCTGTCCGGATGAGGTCAGCGAGAAGACG GACGAGAACAACGAGTCTGATTTGGAATCGAATCTGGACGAGAACAAGACGGAGCAGGCGGCACAGCCGGGGGCAGCGCAGGAGAGCACCACCGGTGGCACGGAGCAGCCGACGGATAACGAGACTCCCACCACGAGCAGCCCTTCTACGAGCGCATGGCCGGCACGTGTGGATAGCAACGCCATTCCCCGGCTCTCGCGTCAGCTCTTCGGGGCGTACACTTCGACTGGCGTTGGCTCAACCAGCGGAACAACCGCACCCACAACCGCCACAACGACGACTACAACGGCGGGCAGTGGGACCAACAGCGAGACGGAGAGCAGTGCCCAGGATACCACCGGGGAGACTACTGTTAACGGGCTGTCGAGTAGCCTGGACCAAATGGAGATTACGGCCAAAAAG AAGTCTCGCAGGGTGGTGAGAAGAAAGCTAGGGGAAAGTAAGGACGAGGAGGACGCGACGGCCGAGACAACGGCGGCCACCACGGAGGTCACAACGTCGTCGCCTGCGAAATCCACATCAACGGCAGCAACTTTAACACCTGCCACAACAGGAGTCACAACAAcgggatcaggatcaggatcaggatcgggatcgggagaTCTATCGACGAAGATAGggaaaaacttaatttaa